From Anopheles coluzzii chromosome 3, AcolN3, whole genome shotgun sequence, the proteins below share one genomic window:
- the LOC125907329 gene encoding uncharacterized protein LOC125907329: MPAQPLILSSRRTILIAILARYEEFLQNYQPDRDSIEVETRMAKFDQICKDLENLQQQLEDSATTAEEMTHNAALREDFERRLIRVQSALKAKYREIPRSEVSQQGADKVIADLPAHDVSTRGWNIPSEFVLADPQFDKSAPIDLILGARHYASFFTNVKSHELAPNLPTMLNSVFGWVMIGPTSPQNPASPTDCTAASTIVCMASLEESLERFWKLEGLSVNDPYSPDERRCETLYKETTQRDESGRYIVRLPKQTDFTEKLGLSKTTALRRFELLERRLERNPQLKEDYHAFMKEYLELGHMSLMNKDSGDERAYYLPHHPVFKASSTTTKVRVVFDGSAKTSTGYSLNDILCVGPIVQDEVLDIVLRFRTYQIALVGDIAKMYRQILLHSDDCRLVRIFFRFSPQAPIQVYELNTVTYGLAPSSFLATRTLIQLAEDEGTEYALAPAALKRNFYVDDFIGGANNVREAVQLRKELSALLAKGGFELRKWTSNNLSVLSGLSTEYIGTHSSLHFIPNETVKALGISWKPESDELCFESNTEADEATSTKRSILSSIAKMYDPLGLIAPVIVRAKMLMQELWLLKSGWDEPVPNHICKKWKAIQSDWKTLSEYRTNRYALLPDATVEFHTFTDASEAAYGACVYARCENAAGEVRISLLASKSRVAPLKRVTLPRLELSAAVLGAHLHHRVKEAMQIVCAESFFWSDSTVTLKWIASPPNSWKTFVANRVAEVQHYSHPRQWRHVPGTSNPADLVSRGMSAAHFTQNQLWNNGPDWLVQPSSHWPSSDPEPSDEADLETRQVSAALVCTQTHPWFGISSSFTRMVRIIAYCIRFVRNTKQKARSQRSIPHTNASKTITPKYVDAAKIVLCRLAQQDAFSAEIKQLKKGEALMKQSPLRKLTPFLDTEEVIRVGGRLNLSQLPYQSKHPAVLPKNHKFTRLLAEDYHEEMKHASGRLLLSRIRELYWPLDGRRLVKSIARNCFRCIRQDPALARQPVGQLPPSRITPSRPFSVTGVDYAGPFYLKPAHRKAAATKSYLCVFVCFATKAVHLELVGDLTTAGFLAALRRFTSRRGLPAHIHSDNGKNFEGAERELKELFELFNDEQHRNTVATRCADRGITWHFNPPKAPHFGGLWEAAVKTAKRHLYRHLGNTRLSYEGYCTVLHQIEAAMNSRPLLPLSDDPNELAALTPAHFLIGTSMFAVPEPDYTQLKSCTLDDLQKWQLLVQRFWKHWATEYLQEMQKCYASGGSNNSNILPGRLVILMDESLPTTRWPLARIVKIHPGEDKIVRVVTLKTAKGIITRPITKICVLPLRTDSENHV, encoded by the exons ATGCCAGCTCAACCGCTTATTTTGTCGTCGAGACGAACGATTTTGATTGCCATTTTGGCCCGTTACGAAGAGTTTCTTCAAAACTACCAGCCCGATAGGGATTCTATCGAGGTGGAAACTCGTATGGCCAAATTTGACCAAATATGCAAGGATTTGGAGAACCTTCAACAGCAGCTGGAGGACAGTGCAACCACTGCTGAAGAGATGACACACAATGCCGCCCTTAGGGAGGATTTTGAACGGCGATTGATTCGCGTTCAATCGGCATTGAAAGCGAAATATAGAGAAATTCCGCGCAGCGAAGTGTCGCAGCAAGGAGCCG ACAAGGTGATCGCTGATCTGCCGGCGCATGATGTTTCCACTCGCGGCTGGAACATTCCTTCGGAATTTGTTTTGGCTGACCCGCAGTTCGATAAATCAGCCCCGATTGATCTCATCCTTGGTGCCCGTCATTACGCTTCCTTCTTTACGAACGTAAAATCGCACGAGCTTGCTCCGAACCTTCCAACTATGCTGAACAGCGTGTTTGGGTGGGTCATGATTGGTCCCACCTCTCCTCAGAATCCTGCATCTCCGACCGATTGCACCGCCGCGTCCACAATCGTCTGCATGGCATCCCTGGAGGAGTCTCTCGAACGCTTTTGGAAGCTGGAAGGGTTAAGCGTCAATGATCCGTACTCACCTGATGAGCGGCGATGCGAAACGTTGTATAAAGAAACCACTCAGCGCGACGAGTCGGGTCGATATATTGTACGATTGCCCAAACAGACCGACTTCACGGAAAAGCTTGGCCTGTCTAAAACTACCGCTTTGAGACGCTTCGAGCTGCTGGAGAGGAGGCTAGAACGCAACCCACAGCTCAAGGAAGACTATCATGCCTTCATGAAGGAGTATTTGGAGCTGGGGCACATGTCGCTCATGAACAAAGATAGTGGGGATGAACGGGCGTACTACCTACCGCACCATCCCGTATTTAAAGCCTCCAGTACCACCACGAAAGTAAGGGTCGTGTTCGACGGATCTGCAAAAACAAGCACCGGTTATTCCTTGAATGACATTCTATGTGTTGGTCCAATCGTGCAGGACGAGGTGCTTGATATTGTGTTGCGATTCCGCACTTACCAAATAGCACTTGTGGGAGATATAGCTAAAATGTACCGACAAATACTGCTGCATTCTGATGATTGTCGATTGGTGCGCATATTCTTTCGATTTTCGCCGCAAGCTCCGATCCAAGTATATGAGCTCAACACCGTTACATACGGACTAGCACCTTCCTCGTTTCTGGCTACACGCACACTTATCCAACTAGCAGAGGATGAAGGGACTGAGTATGCGCTTGCACCTGCAGCCCTGAAACGAAACTTTTACGTGGACGACTTCATTGGTGGTGCCAATAACGTTCGCGAAGCTGTTCAGCTGCGTAAGGAGTTATCAGCGCTACTTGCCAAAGGTGGGTTTGAGTTGCGCAAGTGGACCTCAAACAATCTGAGCGTACTCTCCGGCTTAAGCACCGAGTATATCGGCACACACTCATCGCTGCATTTTATACCCAACGAGACGGTCAAAGCACTCGGCATCTCGTGGAAGCCTGAATCGGATGAGCTGTGTTTTGAATCCAACACTGAGGCTGATGAAGCCACGTCGACCAAGCGATCTATTTTGTCGAGCATTGCCAAAATGTACGATCCGCTCGGATTGATAGCACCGGTGATCGTGCGTGCTAAGATGCTGATGCAGGAGCTATGGCTACTCAAATCCGGCTGGGATGAACCTGTTCCTAATCACATCTGTAAAAAATGGAAGGCGATTCAGAGCGACTGGAAAACGTTATCCGAGTACAGGACTAACCGTTACGCTCTCTTACCAGATGCAACAGTAGAATTTCACACATTTACCGATGCTTCTGAGGCCGCCTACGGAGCATGTGTCTACGCTCGTTGTGAAAACGCGGCGGGAGAAGTCCGCATCAGCCTATTAGCTTCGAAGTCTCGAGTGGCACCACTGAAGCGCGTCACGTTGCCGAGGCTTGAACTAAGCGCAGCTGTCCTGGGCGCCCATCTGCATCATCGCGTCAAGGAGGCAATGCAGATCGTGTGCGCCGAATCGTTTTTCTGGTCCGACTCAACAGTGACGCTAAAATGGATTGCGTCACCTCCCAACTCCTGGAAGACGTTCGTGGCAAATCGAGTAGCTGAGGTGCAACACTACTCTCATCCAAGGCAATGGAGGCACGTTCCTGGCACATCCAATCCTGCTGACTTGGTTTCCCGAGGCATGTCGGCAGCACACTTCACGCAGAATCAGCTTTGGAATAACGGTCCAGATTGGCTTGTGCAACCTTCGTCCCATTGGCCCAGCTCAGATCCAGAACCAAGCGATGAGGCGGACCTAGAAACACGCCAGGTGAGTGCCGCTTTAGTTTGTACACAAACTCATCCATGGTTTGGCATTTCTTCATCCTTCACCAGAATGGTACGCATCATTGCATACTGCATACGTTTTGTGCGCAACACCAAGCAGAAGGCGCGATCACAGCGATCGATACCGCACACCAATGCATCCAAGACGATCACGCCCAAGTACGTGGATGCTGCAAAAATTGTGCTTTGCAGACTAGCCCAGCAAGATGCATTTTCCGCGGAAATCAAGCAGCTAAAAAAGGGAGAAGCATTGATGAAACAATCACCTTTACGAAAACTTACCCCATTCCTGGATACAGAAGAAGTAATACGGGTGGGAGGACGATTGAACTTGTCGCAACTACCGTATCAGTCCAAGCATCCAGCTGTTCTACCGAAGAACCACAAATTCACCCGTCTACTTGCGGAAGATTATCATGAAGAGATGAAACATGCTAGTGGAAGGCTATTGCTATCCCGCATTAGAGAACTGTATTGGCCACTGGACGGACGTCGCTTGGTAAAAAGCATTGCAAGAAACTGCTTCCGCTGTATTCGGCAAGATCCCGCACTCGCCCGGCAGCCGGTTGGCCAGCTTCCACCATCCCGCATCACACCGAGCCGACCTTTTTCTGTAACCGGAGTGGATTACGCCGGTCCATTCTACTTGAAGCCAGCGCACCGGAAGGCAGCAGCTACTAAGAGCTATCTGTGCGTTTTCGTGTGTTTCGCTACGAAAGCTGTGCACTTGGAACTCGTAGGAGACCTCACAACGGCGGGATTCTTAGCAGCGCTACGCCGATTCACATCACGACGCGGATTGCCAGCCCACATCCATTCTGATAATGGGAAAAACTTCGAAGGCGCAGAACGTGAACTGAAGGAGCTTTTTGAGCTGTTCAACGACGaacaacaccgcaacaccgTGGCTACTAGATGTGCTGACCGGGGAATCACTTGGCATTTCAACCCACCAAAGGCTCCACACTTCGGCGGATTATGGGAAGCAGCAGTAAAGACGGCGAAGCGACACCTCTATCGTCACCTGGGCAATACGCGGCTGTCGTACGAAGGCTACTGCACTGTGCTCCACCAAATCGAAGCAGCGATGAATTCCCGTCCGCTGTTGCCTTTGTCCGACGATCCCAACGAGCTAGCTGCACTCACACCGGCACACTTCCTTATTGGCACATCGATGTTCGCCGTGCCTGAACCGGACTACACCCAGCTGAAATCCTGCACTCTAGATGATCTTCAGAAGTGGCAGCTTTTGGTTCAGCGTTTTTGGAAGCATTGGGCCACTGAGTATCTACAAGAAATGCAGAAATGTTATGCAAGTGgtggcagcaacaacagcaacatactTCCCGGCAGGTTAGTGATCCTCATGGACGAATCGTTACCCACCACTCGTTGGCCTCTCGCGCGTATCGTTAAAATCCATCCCGGTGAAGACAAGATAGTACGCGTCGTTACGCTTAAGACAGCTAAGGGAATAATTACGCGACCGATCACGAAAATATGCGTTTTACCGCTCAGAACTGATAGCGAAAACCACGTGTAG